ATTGGACTCCGTATCTTTTTGTGGCGTAAGAGTAGGTGTTTTCTCCATCTTCAGTAAGTTCGCCTTCGATATGGCGTGTTTTTGTTGGGTCCTTGTAATCACTCGCATGGGCGGTTATTTCTATGTGAGTCTTTTCTGGGTCAACTTTTTTACCGTCTTTGTAGAAAGAGATGTAGATTTTATTGTCCTTTAGGAGGTCAATACAAGGTAGGTCACCTTCAACCCTACCGTCTACGTCGTCTTCGATATTATCGATTTTCGCCTGGTCAAAAGTCTCAAATTCTTCTTTGGTGTAGGTCCTTATAATCGGCTTTCTGTCGTCATTTGAGATCTGCGCTTCAATTTTAACCCCATCTGCTTCCATATTTCTTAAATATCCAGGTGTTGGTCTGAAGGTTAACAAGATGAAGGCCCAGATGGCGATAAATATCCCAATTATTCCAAATACTAATTTTTTAAACATGATCTTCTCCTTATTCTATAGAAATCTTCTCCTTGTGGAAATAATTTACTAGGGCGAAATAGGCTAGGGCAAATATTCCTAAGATTAGAACAATAATCGCAAAAGATGACCAGTTTAAATCTAGCATATTTATAGAAAATGTGGCTGCATTAGTTGAATATTCCTTAAATTTGATTAAGCTTGTGTTTCCTAGTCCACTAATCAATTTTGCATATACATATCCTTGGAATAAAATCAAGGCTACGAAAAGGACTAACTTTGCTGACCTGCCCATTCTGTTAAAGGGGCGTGACCCACCAAGTGCATTTGCTGCCATCATAATTAGGGCAAAAATTGCATAAAACAAGACGATAATAATTGTGAATTTTACCAAGCTGATAAAAATATTTAAGTCAATGCTTTGACCTAGGTATTTCAAAATGTCTAGAGGATTTAGTCCCCCATCGCTAGTTAGGCCTATAAGCAAAAAGTTAAAGATAGAAAAAACTCCAATTACAAGTCCCATCACTAGGTAATTTATAAGTCTAGCTCCTGTTACCTCACTTGATGAAAATGGTAGTGATGTATAAAAGGCTGCCTTTTTGCCGTAAAACCTGTTGTTGTCACTATCATTAAGGCTGGCTAGGGAAATTAGTGGGGCAAAGGTCATAACTGATCCGCTTATTACAATTATAAGGGATATTGGGCGGAAATCTGTCAACTTATAGACAAAGACCCCTAGGATTGCTATTAGAAGGGGTGATAGCATCCAAGCCATTACCTTTTTTATGTCTTCTTTAAAAATTTGTCTAAATAATTTTCCCATTAGAGGACCTCCCTAAAATATTCTTCAAGGCTTAGGCCTTTTTCTTCTCTTATTTGGTCAACTGACTTATGAGCAAGGACCTTGCCATCTGAGATTATGATTACTTCGTCAAGGATTTTTTCAATCTCGGATATAAGGTGGGTTGATATGATTAGAGTTGATTCCAGATTGAAATTTTCTATAATTGTATTTAGCATTTCATACCTTGCCTTTGGGTCAATGCCCGTCATTGGCTCATCTAGGAGGTAGATCTCGGTTTTCCTCGCAAGAGTGGCTGCGATTTGCACCTTATCTTTCATTCCCTTTGAGCATTCCTTGATTTTAAGGTTTCTTTTAATAGAAAAGGAATCGATCATCTTGTAGTAGCTTTCTGAGTCAAAATCGTCGTAAAATTTTTCGTAAATATTTCCAATGTCGATTACAGTCATGAAATCGTCAAAGGGAAGGTGGTCTGGTTGGTAGGAGATGAGGGCGTTTGTCTCTCCGCCTGGCTTTTTGTCGTTGATTAGGACCTCACCATCGTAATTTTTTTCAAGGCCAGCGATGACCCTCATTAGAGATGACTTGCCTGCTCCATTTTCTCCAACAAGACCGATTATTTTGCCTTTTTCTAAGTTTAAATCAAAGTCTTCTAAGACCTTTCTACCTCCATATTTGAGGCTTAAGTTTTTTATCTCAATCATAATTCCTCCCAATAATCTTTTAAATCTTTTAGGGCCGCATCTTTACCTATGTTTAAAGATTCCATCCCATTTATAAAATCATCTGCAAAGCTTGTAAAGGCTCTGTTTGAAAGTGATTTTATTTTCTTTGTGTCTTCTGTTACAAACCTGCCGATTGTCCTTTGGCTCTCGCAAAGACCTTCTCTTTCAAGCTCTGCCAGGGCTCTTTGGATGGTGTTTGGGTTTACCTTGTAGGCTGTGGCGAGGTTTCTGACCGAGTCAATCTTTTCTCCGGCCTCCCAGTCGCCTGTGGAAATTTTGATCTTAAAATCTTCCAAAAGCTGGATATAGATAGGTCGGTTGTTATCAAAATCCATACAAACCTTCTTTCTTTGTATCACTGTACTATTATCTTAATACAAGTGTACTACGTCCTTAATACAATGTCAAATTTATTTAAAAAAATTTTTATTTGCAAGGAAGTAGTGAATATCGTATATGAGAGAATGTTGATTTTATAAGCTCCCTCGTCGTTCACTTCGTTCTCTCTGTCGACGGTAGTTTTCGGGCTCGCTCTTATCCGTTCCGGATAAAGAGTTCGCCTCGAAAAGCTTCGATTAAGGGCTGCCATCAGTTCGCTTTGCTCACTGTTGTCTCCTCGAGCCGACGGGCTGTATTCCCATTAGGGACGGCGCATGATGAATTTTTCGAAAAAACCGTCCTCTCCGCCGTTTCGAGGAGCAAAGCGACGAGAAATCTTATGAATGCGAGATACATATATACGAAGAGATTTTATATGAATTTAAAAATTTTTTTCTTACCAAGTTATGGTAAAATATAAATAATTAGTTATAAAAGAAATAAATTGAGGAATAATATGAAATTAGTTATAGAAAATTTATCCAAGTCCTTTGACCAAAAGGAAGTTATAAAGGACGCTTCTTATGACTTTGAAAAAGGCACTGTTTATGCGCTATTGGGACGAAATGGGGCAGGTAAGACTACACTTTTTAGGCTGATTACAGAAGCTATCAAGAAAGATTCCGGAGAGATTTATATAGAAGAAGATGGGACAAAGACTCCTGTGTCTTTTGACGACGTTTTTATGATGGTGGCAGAACCTGATTTGCCTAAATTTCTCACAGGCTACGAGTTTATCAGATTTTTCATAGATGCCAATAGGGAAAATATCAAGGATTTAAAGGACATCGACTACTATCTAGACCTAGTTGATTTTGACGAGGAAGACAGCCACAGGCTAATCCAGTCCTATTCAACAGGTATGAAAAACAAAATCCAAATGCTCATGTTTTTGATCCTAAAACCAAGGATTATCCTCATGGATGAGCCGCTAACAAGCCTTGACGTGGTTGTGTCCCTCCAGATGAAAAAAATTATCAGACAAATCCACGAAGATCACATCATGATTTTCTCAACCCATATTCTCCAGCTTGCTAAGGATATTTGCGATAAGATTGTTTTATTATCAGAGAAAAAATTATCAGGACTTGATGATTCTTACCTTGCTGACCCTGACTTTGAGGACAAGTTAATATCAATCCTTGCTGGCGAAAAAGAGCATTTAGGAAATGACCATGAATAAAGATCTTAGGACCTACATCATAGCTGAAAAAATCGCTCTTACTGAAACTTTTAACCTCATGGTTTACGGTATAAGGAAGCTTCCTTTAATCGGGAAAAAATTAGGAGATAAGTATAGGTTTTTTGAGGTAAAGGGGATAATGTATAGCTTTTATCCGATTTTTGTCTTTATAAAACAAATTTTGGGCTGTCTTTTATCCTTTGTAATCGCCTATTTATTCACAACTATCACTTATGGTTGGGTTTTTAAAATCTTTGGTGGAGAGATTTTTGCGGCGGATATTACAAGCAAAGCTGAATTGACATCTTATCTTATGGGCCTCATGATTCCTGTAATTCTCTACTTTGCAACAGGGATTTTTAGGAATTTTATCTACGACAATGGGCCTGGAATTGGCAAATATTTTGCCCAATACCATATAGACCCCGCATCTTCTTACAAGATATTTTTGTATTACAAACCAGCCATGAGGCTAATTGGTAGGACTCTAATTTTTGCTATATTTTTTAGCCTGATAAATAAAATTTCTCTTATTTATCCTCTTTTAATGAGCTTTGGAGTCTATTTCCTAGAAACAGGGGCTTCGGTTTTCTGGATGAAATACAAACTTAAACACAAAAAGGGAATCTTAGACAATGGACTTTTGCAAGTCGCCTTTATTATTTTAATCCCTGTTCTTGTTATGGGACTTGTTATTACAGGTCGTTTTGACCTAAGGATTGCGACTGCTATAATTTTTGGATTTTCACTTGCCCTTTTCATCTATGGACTAAATGGACTTAGGAATTTCGAATCTTTTGACCAAGTAATCGAAGAATCTGTAGAAGAATATGATGTATCTGCAGTAGAACTTGATATGAGTGATGCCAAGGCCTACGAGCTAAAGGATAAGGATATAGAAGTTAAAAATAAAAAGGGACTTTACAAGAAAAAGGGCCTGGCCTTTCTTAATTCCTTGTTTTTTATAAGACATAAAAGGCTTATCACAAAACCTGTAATAATAAAATCTTTGGCTGTGCCAGCCATCGGACTTGGAGTATTTTTCTTTACAGTTTTTAAGGAAACTTTAACAACAGAAGGGATTTTTGAGCTAACAATCAGGGCTATGCCATTTTTGACCTACACACTTTCAAGGCAGGATAAGGTCATAAACGCCATGTACCTAAACTGCGACCAGGGCCTTTTGCCTTATGGTTTTTACAGGAAAGGGGAGATGCTCCAAGCTATGTACAGGCTAAGATTTAGGTCCATGCTAGCAATCAACATGATTCCGGCGGCGGCAGTTTTTGCGACTTATATGGCAGCAATTGCTTACAAAGGAGAGCTTTTGTGGGTAAATAATTTGGTTGTTCTTGCCTATATTCTTTTAATGACCACATTTTTCACAAGCCTCGCCCTAGCAAAATACTATCTCCTCCAACCCTACAACCAAGAGGGAATGGCAGTAAGCAAGGTCGCAGGAGTTATAAATATGGTTGTCTACTACATTTGCATCTACGGTGCCTTTATTGTTAGGGATATGGATTATAAGATGATATTGATGGTAAGTGGTGGCTTTATCCTTGCTTTTATAATTATTGTGAATATTTTGATAGTGAAATTTGGGTCAAAAACCTTTAAGATCAGGGATTAGGGGGAATACTTCGATTGCTTTGGTCCCTAATTTGTTAGATTCCTCCTGTCGACCTTGCTCGAGGTAAACTATTTGTCGGAATGAAGCCAGATAGAATAATTATCGTGTGTCATTCTGAACGAAGTGAGGAATCTCATGAATGAGGGATAACCGAATTCCTAGGTGAATTGTCTTAAGACAATTCGCCTTATTTTTTATTAAAACCTTCAATAAGCTTTAAAAAAATCACAAAATTAATATTTATAATAAAATTAAAATAATATTTTATAAATATTAATCAATACATGAAATGATAGTATAAATTTAGCAAATAAAGCAAACCTTTGTCATTGCTATATGCATAGAGTAGATAATGTTGGGCCTTGTCTTACAATTAAATTATCGTATAATTAATTCGTTCATAATTATACAAGGATTTATGAACGAAATTAAAGAAAGAAGGTTATGTATTTGGTAGAAAATAAAAAATTTCAGTGGCCAATTTTTATACTTATGGCAAGTGTAACATTTATGGCAATCCTATCTGAGCTAGTACCATCGGGGATCTTGCCAGAGCTTATGACGGGTCTTGGCATATCTGAAGCACAAGCTGGTACCTTAGTTGGTTTTTATGCAATAGCCAGTGCGATTTTTGCAATTCCTTTAATCTCTGCAACTGTTGAATTTAGCAGGAAGAAACTTTTAATTTGCTTACTAATAGGCTTTGCCCTTAGTAATGTTTTAGTTGGTTTCGCACCTAGTTATATTCTTGCCATAGTTGGAAGGGTAATTGGTGGAATCTGTGCCGGAGTTTTGTGGCCAATGATTGCGGCTTACGGAATGAAGCTTGTCGATGATGAACACAAGGGTTTGGCCGTAGCTGTTATCATGAGTGGTACAACATTTGGTATGAGTTTAGGACTTCCACTTGTAACCCTTGTTGGTACAAATGTTGGATGGAGAATTGAATTTTTGGTAATTGCAATTCTTATTATTTTAATTGCTCTAGGCAGTCATTTCATGTTGCCAGAAGTATCTGGAGAAAAAAGAGTTAGAGCTAACTCACCCCTTACTCTTATCAAAAATAAAGGTGTACTTATTATTATCTTGCTTACATTTATATCAGTTCTTACTAACTATGGAGTTTACACTTACATCACAAATTTAGTTGATTCAATAAATTACAGTGGGGGAATTGGATTTGCCCAAGTTCTTTTTGGGATTGGTTCAATCTTATCTGTTCTTATTGCAGGAAAAATTATAGATAAACATATAAAGATACTTTGCCTTTTAATGTTAGCATCATCTTTACTAGCCTTTATATTTTTCGGTAGTCTTTCATCAATTAGTTTTATGGTTCACTTAGGATTTATCCTTTGGGGCATTGGATTTGGTGCCTTAGTAACCCTATATCAAACAGCAGTAGCTAGGCAGGTGCCATCAAACGCATCAGCAGTTGCTACATCATTACAATCTGCAAGTTTTAACTTTTCAATAATGATTGCAAGTTCACTAGGTGGAGCAATACTCGCAAGTGGAAATATTAATAATCTACTTTTCCTAATGGCAGCTATCTTAGGAATAGGTTTACTTGTGACAATTTTATCAAAGAAGACATTGGCTTAATTATTTAAAATTCTTAGGAGGAATATATTATGAAGAAAAAATTTATTAACGCAAAAGTTTATGGTCACAAAGATGCATCTGAAATCTTAGTTGAAGATGGAAAGTTTTTGAAATTTGGAAACAATCTTGAAGATGCAGATGAAGTTATTGATTTAGATGGAAACCTTGTTATTCCACCATATGTAGATGCCCACCTTCACCTAGATTACTACATGATTGGTAAGACTGATGAAGTTAAAAATGAATCAGGAACACTTTTTGAAGCAATCGACCTTTGGAATGATTTCAAAAAGGGAGTAACAAAGGAAGACATGAAAAAGAGAATTTATCAAGCAGTAGAAGATTGTCTTTCCTATGGTACTCAATATATAAG
This genomic window from Anaerococcus murdochii contains:
- a CDS encoding GntR family transcriptional regulator, which encodes MDFDNNRPIYIQLLEDFKIKISTGDWEAGEKIDSVRNLATAYKVNPNTIQRALAELEREGLCESQRTIGRFVTEDTKKIKSLSNRAFTSFADDFINGMESLNIGKDAALKDLKDYWEEL
- a CDS encoding arginase family protein gives rise to the protein MFKKLVFGIIGIFIAIWAFILLTFRPTPGYLRNMEADGVKIEAQISNDDRKPIIRTYTKEEFETFDQAKIDNIEDDVDGRVEGDLPCIDLLKDNKIYISFYKDGKKVDPEKTHIEITAHASDYKDPTKTRHIEGELTEDGENTYSYATKRYGVQFEKYFMEYLQFEVTYTIDEKDYVSILGAFQSNVPDGTDFFRNEDLKEPLDPEE
- a CDS encoding MFS transporter yields the protein MYLVENKKFQWPIFILMASVTFMAILSELVPSGILPELMTGLGISEAQAGTLVGFYAIASAIFAIPLISATVEFSRKKLLICLLIGFALSNVLVGFAPSYILAIVGRVIGGICAGVLWPMIAAYGMKLVDDEHKGLAVAVIMSGTTFGMSLGLPLVTLVGTNVGWRIEFLVIAILIILIALGSHFMLPEVSGEKRVRANSPLTLIKNKGVLIIILLTFISVLTNYGVYTYITNLVDSINYSGGIGFAQVLFGIGSILSVLIAGKIIDKHIKILCLLMLASSLLAFIFFGSLSSISFMVHLGFILWGIGFGALVTLYQTAVARQVPSNASAVATSLQSASFNFSIMIASSLGGAILASGNINNLLFLMAAILGIGLLVTILSKKTLA
- a CDS encoding ABC transporter ATP-binding protein; the encoded protein is MKLVIENLSKSFDQKEVIKDASYDFEKGTVYALLGRNGAGKTTLFRLITEAIKKDSGEIYIEEDGTKTPVSFDDVFMMVAEPDLPKFLTGYEFIRFFIDANRENIKDLKDIDYYLDLVDFDEEDSHRLIQSYSTGMKNKIQMLMFLILKPRIILMDEPLTSLDVVVSLQMKKIIRQIHEDHIMIFSTHILQLAKDICDKIVLLSEKKLSGLDDSYLADPDFEDKLISILAGEKEHLGNDHE
- a CDS encoding ABC transporter ATP-binding protein, with the translated sequence MIEIKNLSLKYGGRKVLEDFDLNLEKGKIIGLVGENGAGKSSLMRVIAGLEKNYDGEVLINDKKPGGETNALISYQPDHLPFDDFMTVIDIGNIYEKFYDDFDSESYYKMIDSFSIKRNLKIKECSKGMKDKVQIAATLARKTEIYLLDEPMTGIDPKARYEMLNTIIENFNLESTLIISTHLISEIEKILDEVIIISDGKVLAHKSVDQIREEKGLSLEEYFREVL